TTTATAGCAAAAATTTATAAAAAAATTCATAACTAATTGATATTAATATTGTTTAATGCGACTAAAAATTAAGACGCTTTATTGGGAAACAGCGTCCTATTTCAATTGGCTTTTTAAGATAGTTTTGGCCTGTTTTTGGCGATCGGCTTTTAATTTTTTAGCAAGTTTGGGATCGGAAAGACTTAAGATTTGGATAGCTAGATAAGCGGCATTTTTAGCACCCGCATTGCCAATGGCTACCGTTGCCACAGGCACCCCTGCTGGCATTTGCACGGTTGAAAGCAAGGCATCTAATCCGTCTAAACTCGAGGCCGACAAAGGAACCCCAATCACGGGTTTAACGGTATGAGCTGCAACCACCCCTGCCAAATGAGCTGCCATACCCGCAGCCGCAATAAACAGTTGTACACCCCGCTTTTCACAATCGGCCAGCCAAGTTTTTAAGGCATCGGGCGTACGATGGGCGGATAATACGCGAGTTTCGTAAGCTATGCCAAATGTGCTTAAAATTGTTTCGGCATTTTTGAGAGTCTCTTGATCACTCGCCGAACCCATGACAATGGCGACTTGAATATTTAATTTATTCATCACGCACCCTCTCCCTAACCCTCTCCCATCAAGGGAGAGGGGAAAATAGTGTTTATTTCTTTAAAGCACGTTTAGCAATATCTTTTCGATATTGCATGCCGCGAAATTGAATAGAGCCAATGGCCTGATAAGAACCACTCGCCGCCGCCTGAAAGTCTTTGCCTAAGCTCGTCACCACTAAAACTCTTCCCCCAGCAGTTTGCCATTGGCCATCTTTAAAAACGGTCCCCGCATGGAAAATTTTTACGTCTTTTGAAAAATTTGAGCCTAATCCCTTAATGACATCCCCTTTTTTTGGACTTTGAGGATACCCTTCGGCGGCTAACACCACACCTACACAAGGCTCATTTTTCCACTGTAAATTAAACTTTTCTAATTTGCCTTCCAAGGTCGCTACCATCAATGCCAGCAAGTCGCTTTCCATGCGTGGAAAAATCACTTCGGTTTCGGGATCTCCCATCCGAACATTAAATTCCAACACATAAGGTGTACCTTTCACGATCATCAAACCAGCATAAAGAAAGCCCTGAAAAGTCCGCCCCTCCTGCTTCATGCCCTTTAAAGTGGGTTGAATAATTTTTTGCATAATCTCTTCATGAAGGGCTGATGTAACAATGGGCGCAGGAGAATAGGCACCCATGCCACCCGTATTGGGCCCCCCATCGTTATCTAACAGCCGTTTGTGGTCTTGGCTGGTAGCAAGCGGCAGGGCCAATGAACCATCACATACCGCCATAAACGATACTTCAACTCCTGCTAAAAATTCTTCAATAACAATTTCTTGGCCGCTCTCTCCAAATTCACGATCGATCATGATGCGCCGAATAGCCGTAAAAGCCTCTTCATAATTTTGTGTGATGATGACGCCCTTGCCCGCAGCTAGCCCATCGGCCTTGATCACCCAAGGTTTCACCGATTTAGAACGAATAAATTCAAAGGCTAAATCAGCATTGGTAAAAGTTGCATATTCAGCCGTGGGGATATGATATTTTTTTAAAAATTGTTTGGTGTAAACTTTGGAGGCTTCTAAAATGGCCGCGAGGTTTGTTGGCCCAAAAATTTTTAAACCGACCTTTTGAAATACATCGACAATGCCTTCAACTAACGGAGCCTCTGGCCCCACTACTGTTAAATCAATTTCTTCTGTCAAAGCCCAATCGCGCAATTTTTCAATCTCGTGCACTCCAATGAGAACCAGCTCGGCAATATCCGCCATCCCTGGATTTCCTGGGGCCACATATAACTTTGATAACAACGGACTTGCTTTGATTTTAGCCGCAAAAGCATGTTCGCGGCCACCGGACCCAATGATAAGGATTTTCATAGTCGTGTTTAATGTTTAAAATGCCGTTCGCCCGTGAGGATCATCGCAATGTTATGCTCATCAGCCGCTTGAATAACCTCTGCATCACGGATCGAACCGCCAGGTTGAATGATCGCCGCAATTCCATATTCCTTGGCAAGATCGATGCTATCACGGAAAGGGAAAAACGCATCGGAGGCCATCACTGCGCCGCTTAAAGATTCCCTTGCCTTCATGGCACCAAACTTGACTGAATCAACGCGACTCATTTGGCCGGCCCCAATGCCTAAGGTCTTGCCATTTTTTGCATACACAATGGCATTGCTCTTCACGTGTTTGCATACCTTCCAGGCAAAATCGAGATCGTTTAATTCAAGCACCGTAGGAGCCCTTTTAGTAGCCACTTTGCCGTCTTTAGCAAAAGTGAGGGCCGTATCACGGTCTTGCACTAATAACCCACCCACAACTTTTTTTGCATCAAACCCTTCAATCTCATAACGGCGAGTTGGCAAGGTATAAAGCACTCGCAAATCTTTTTTCTTTAAAAAAGCCTGCTTGGCTTCGTAGGGATAATCGGGAGCTACCACACATTCATAAAAAGTTTTTACAATTTCGTTTGCTAATTTTTCATCGACTTCGCGATTAAAGCCTAAAATCCCACCAAAGGCACTCAAAGGGTCACAACTTAAGGCCTTGGCATAAGCCTCAAAGACATCTTTGCCTACAGCTACCCCACAAGGGTTGTTGTGTTTAACAATCACACAAGCCGCTTCATCAAATTCTTTCACGATTTCCAAAGCAGCATTTAAATCAAGTAGATTATTAAAAGATAATTGTTTGCCCTGCACCATGCGTGCATTGCCCACACAAGGTTCATCGTGCCACCCTTCTGAATAATAGGCTGCCTGCTGATGAGGATTTTCGCCGTAGCGCAAACTCAACACTCGTTTATATTGTAAATTCAAAATTCCAGGATATTTTTGGGGCTTTAGATTTTCATCAAGAGAAGTAAGATAATTAGAAATGGCACCATCGTAGGCTGCGGTATGAGTAAAGGCCTTTTTGGCTAAATAAAAACGAGTATCAGCGGTAAGACAACCTTGATTATTTTCCATTTCGCTCATCACTCGATCATAATCTTCAACCTCCACCACAATAGCAACATCTTGGTAATTTTTGGCCGCGGCCCGCACCATGCTGGGGCCACCAATATCGATGTTTTCAATGGCATGTTCTAATTTGCAATTGGGATCGGCCACGGTGTTCACAAACGGGTAAAGATTCACCACCACCAAATCAATCGGGGCAATCTCATTTTGCTGCATACTTTTTTGATGTTCAGGGTTGGAACGCATCCCTAAAATGCCACCCAAAATTTTAGGATGCAAGGTCTTCAACCGCCCATCCATCATCTCTGGAAAACCGGTATGGACAGAAACACTTTTAACTTTAACGTGAGCCTCTTTTAGGGCCTTTTCAGTCCCCCCCGTTGATAAAATTTCAACCCCGCGCCCCACCAAATATTTCGCAAACTCCACCACATTAGTCTTGTCAGAAACACTGATAATCGCACGTTTGATAGGTTTATTTTTCATGACGAGGTTTCGATAACATTCTCGATAAGAAATGCAAGTTTAAGTAAAAATATTTGTGCGAAGTCTTTTCGAAGCCGGAAGAGGCTACTCGAAACCCCAATGCTTAAGGGTTGAGAGAGCCTCTGCCGGCTTCGAAAAGACGTGACTTAATTTGCAGATGAATTGGAAGATTCTTTCACCCTGCTGGGTTCAGAATGACATTAGAGGTGGTTTCGCTGACAGAAATATTATTTGCTGATGGTTAGCATCCCTAAGACCGATTTGATATCTTCATCATCGAATTGAATGCCCGCCCCCACAAACCAATCCGGCCCATGTTGTTTAGAAATAAAATCATCTACCCCACCTAAGATATACAAATTATCTGTCACATGGACATTTGCTAAAGCCTTTAAGTGCGGCCTACGTTCGGAGGTATTGCGAAAATCAAAGGCCGAAAACTGAACATCGATCGGGCCTTTGGTATAATCAACCCCTACCCCACCGGTTGATTCGATCAATCCACCCCGCACCGTAAAGTCACGTATTTTTTTGCCAATCTGGGCAGAAAATAAAATCTTGTCGCGATCGACTAGATCTTCTTTTGTGGTCACGGTGGTCGTTGAACCACCGGCTGTCACTTGAGTGGTCTTAATTTGAGTTGTCGCACTTGGGTCACTATCGGATACAGCTTCGAATAAAAAGAATTTGTCGGGCTTGGGCGCAAGATTCAACGAAACATAATTTTTAAAATCGCTGGTATTGCCTAAATACTCCACGTGCCAACCTACTTTAGCCTTCATGCGGGAAATACCACCGAGGGTAGAATTTAAATTGTCCGCCACTTCGTTGAGTTTCTTCACAGTAGAATCATCATTAATGAGTTTCCCCACTGTGCCCTCACCTTGATCAATTTTTCGCGTGATATTCGCAATATGATCTAAACTTTGGTCAACGGCATATTGGTTACTGCGCACCATATAACGTAGATCAGAAGTAATGGAGCGAAGATTGGATAAGACTAAATTAATATTTTCAGAATTGTTAGTGGTAAGCACAGCAATATTGCGAGTTAAGACCTCCATGTTTTGCAATATTTTAGGAATCAATGCATCTTGGGTGGCGGTGTAACCCTTTAACGATTGAGTGATGGCCTTAACATCCACGGCGATCTCATGAAAATCTTTGACCACGTCATCCATATCCACTGCACCTTGCACATCGGTTACAATGCCACCTTCTGGGAATTCGTCCTGGCCCTTGGATTTGAGTTCAATATAAGTATCACCCAAAACCCCACGGGAACGCACGGCTGCTTTGACCTGCCCCCTTAATTTTACCCCTCTTTGGATTTTGGCTCTTACTAGGGCCTGATTATTGTCGGCTAAATCAATCGAGTCTACATAACCCACCACAATACCCGAAAGCTGCACCGGTGTTTTATGAGTAACACCATTGGCAGAATCCATTTGAATGAATAGGTCATAATAGCCCCGCCACTTAAAACCAAAATCGGATGTGACTAAAGAAAGGAAAAATATTCCTGCTAGGGTGGCTAAAATAAAGAATCCTACTTTAGCTTCGGTGGTAAATTTATTTTTCATATGAGATTGCTTCGGTCGCTCCGCTCCCTCGCAATGACAAGACAAATGTCATTGCGAGCACCAGCGAACCAATCTTCTTTACCCTATAAACGATGGATCTGCCTTGCCACTCAAAAACTTTTGCACCACGGGGTTTTTACTCTCACGAAATTCTTCGGGCCCACCTTCTTCAATCATTTTACCATCGTGCAGCATGGCAATCTTATCAGCTATTTTAAAAGTGCTCTTAATATCATGGCTAATGACCACTGAGGTTACCTTAAATTTCTTTTGGGTATCAAGGATTAAGTGATCAATCGAATCGGTTAAAACAGGGTCGAGGCCCGTGGTGGGTTCATCATATAAAATAATGGAGGGATTTAAAGCCAAAGCCCGGGCTAAACCCACCCGTTTTCGCATCCCACCCGATAATTCGTTGGGTAATTTATGCCCTACATTTTTAAGCCCTACTTGCTCTAATTTTTGTTTCACAATGTTTTTAATGTCGGTTTCGCTAAATTGGGTATGCTCTCTTAAAGGAAAGGCCACGTTATCTTCCACATTAAAAGAATCAAATAACGCCGCGCTCTGAAAAAGCATGCCGAACTTTTTGCGCACATCATTGAGCTGCCTTTCACTTAGTGCGGTTATTTCTTGGTCATCCACCCATATTTGACCTGCATCGGGTTTGATGAGCCCAATGACATGTTTTAATAAAACACTCTTACCCTCCCCCGAACGACCTAAAATGACGGTGAGCTTTTCTCTGGGAATTTCGAAATCGACTCCATCTAGGACGACTTGAGTGCCAAAGGATTTTTTCAAATTTTTGATCTTAATCATAAGCGGTTTTACAACTCATCCATCATGGATCCCGGCTCAAGGCCGGGATGACAATTAGAACTGGGGGAACCATTCTAAAATCCAATAAGAAAGGAAATAATCTAAAACCAAAACGGTCACCGAAGAATAAACAACCGCTTGAGTCGTTGATTTACCCACACCCTCAGCCCCTCCTTCGGTTTGATAACCTTTAAAACAACTAATCAACGCTAAAACGACCCCAAAAACGGCTGCTTTAATCAAGCCCTGAAAGATATCGTCTAAATCAACATAAAGTTTAAGCCGATAGAGAAAGGGCCCTTCGGGAATTCCCAAAAAATGAACCCCCACCACATAAGAACCTAAAATTCCCACCAAATCAAAGACCCCGGTTAAAAGCGGAACCATGATGAAAGACGCCAACACCCGCGGCACCACTAAATATTGAATAGGATTTACACCCATGCTTTGCAAAGCCAAGACCTGTTCGGTTACTTGCATGGTGCCAATTTGGGCAGCCATTGAACTGCCCGCGCGAGCGATGATCATCAAGGCGGTAAACACCGGCGCCAACTCGCGCGTGACCGCAATGCCCACGGTTGAACCCACCAAACTCTCGGCGCTAAAGGTGCGAAAGGCGTAACCGGTTTGCAAACCAAAGACCATGCCCGCAAAGGTGCCCACCAAAACAATAATCGAAAGCGAATCGACTCCAATGGTTTCGAGCCGCTTCAGAAAAACCTGCATGCGGAAAGGTTGCCGAAACATCCAATAAAAGCAGTCGCGCACAAATTGCACAAATTCACCCATGCTGGTTAATTTATGAAGAATGATTTGTTGAATATTTTTATACATAGATTCGCGGCACTCGAGCGCTCACGGCGCAAAATAATTCATAGGCAATGGTATCGATTTTATCGGCCAATTCTTCTGCACAAAGAGTTTCGCCCCATAAAGTTACTTCATCTCCCATCGCAACTTGTTTCAAATCGGTGACATCAATCATGGTGTGATCCATACAAACCCTGCCAATCACGGGGCAACGCTGGCCACGAATCACCACCTCTCCACAGTTCGAGAAGGACCGTAAATAACCATCAGCATAGCCCGCTGCCATCACCGCCACCTGGGTGAGCCGCTTGGTCACAAACGTGCCACCATAACTAATGGGAACACCCGCGGCCACTTTTTTAAGGCTCATGATTGAGGTTTTAAAATGCATCACAGGTTTTAGCTGGGCCTTAGTTTTGAACCGTGCATGAGGATAGGCACCATAGAGCATAAGGCCAGGCCTCGCCCATTGATAATGAGCCATGTTCCCTGACAAAATGGCTGAGCTATTCGCTAAATGAATAACTTCTGCTTGGGGAAAGGTTTTTTGAAACTTCTCTGCCGCTTGTTGAAAACGTTCGTATTGCAATTGAGTTGGCCCATCTTCTTGAAGATCGGCACAGGCTAAATGGGTTAACAAACCTTGCACCTCGATATGCGGACATTGTTGTAAACGTGGCAAAAAACGATCGACTTCCTCCGGTAAAATCCCTAAGCGCCCCATGCCTGTATCAACTTTTAAATGAACTTTTAGCTTACGGGTGGTTCCGCTTAAATCTTTTTCAATCCTTTCCAACTGTGCCTCGTGAAAAAGGGTGAGCACTACTTTTTGTTCATCAAATAATGAAAGTGGAGCTTTAAAAATACCCCCCAAGCATAACAAGGGGCTTTGAATATTGGAGTTACGTAATTCTAAGGCTTCTTCTGGGCTGGCCACCCCAAAACCATCGACGCCTAAATTTTCTAAGGTTTTAGCAACAACACTCGCCCCGTGCCCATAGGCATTGGCCTTGACAATGGGAATAAGCTTGACTTGCCCACCCACGAGTCGTCTTATTTCTTTAAAGTTGTGGGCCAAGTTTGCTAAATGAATTTCAGCATGAATTCCCCGATAGGAATGATTTTCCTTTTTTTCCATTGTTAGTCGATATAGAAAGTTTTAGTCGCTAACACAACGGAATTCGTAAGTGATCTGTAAGGGAGCTTTGATTGGAAATTCAATATTTAGGCCATTATTGTTTTACCATAAAAGGGGCATCTCAAACCTTACTCATCGACCCTGCGATAAGCCAAGAAACCTTTGCTAAAATCCCAGCGCCTGATTTCGTTCTGCTGACGAGTAGTTTGTATGGGCATTTTAATATCCCGGCTTTTAAGTTTATCCCTACTACTACCACCGTCATCATCCCTAAAGGCTTACGGCGATTTGTTAAAAAATTTATCCCCAACCCCTTATTTGAACTAAGCCCACAAGAAAGTGTGACTGCCCAAGGGCTTACAATCACAGCCGTACCCATTCACCTGTGGGGTTACCGGCTCTGCCCCTTCATCCTTCGGCCTAGCACGGGTTATCTTATCAAAACTGAAACTGCAAATTTATTTTACCCTGGCAACACAGGCTATGGCCCCAATTTTAAAAAGTTGGGACAAGAAGTGAAACTCGATACCGTTATTTTGCCTTACCGAGATTTGCCCATCAGACAACTGCTGCACCACCGCACCCTTCATCCCAAAAATTTTGTTGCGGTCTGTCAAGACCTTGGCCCTAAAACCGTTTTGGCCCTCCCCGAATGGTTCCCCACCCACAATGGTGGAAACGCACATTATTTAGAACGGTTGCAAGAAGCCTTACTGAGAGTTTTTCCAAAAGATTCCCTCACCCAGCTTAAATTCGTCGACCCCGAATGGTTTTCTGCTATAGGTATAAGGTAAAATAAGTACATTATGAGATTTATTCCTACGGTACAAAAAGCAACTCCCCTCCATCTCAAGCAAGTTTTACAAAAAAAATCCTTGCTTAAAAGACTCCTTCAAAAACAACTCATTGAAATCATTTTTATCCACGGATCCTTGGCCAAAGATCAACTCAAACCTTTAAGCGACGTTGATGTGGCCATTCTGTTTAAAGAAAATGCCTCTAGTTATGAAAACTTACATCAAGCTTATGATACCCTCTGCAAATTTTTTAAAAGAGAAGATATCGACATTGGCGTTCTCAACCATGCCTCTCCTTTATTTGCCATGCAAGTACTTAAGAATGGTATCCCTCTTTATTGCAGAAAAGAAACCTATTTAAAGCGATTTCGCTTGCAAGCAATTCAACGTTATTTAGCAACTAAACATTTACGCCGAATGTTTAATGACTATGTAGAACAGTCTGTTTTAAGGAGAACTTAACCATGTCACCTTTGGACAAAGAATCCATTCGGTCAAAGCTTGCCCGCATCTTAAAAAACCTCAGGCAACTTAGCGAACTAGGAAAACTTTCTTATAAAAAATATATTCAAGACATCAAAAATACTTCAACAGCCGAACGCCTGTTGCATGTTTCAATTGAAGCAATGCTAGACGTCGGTTCCCATATCGTCGCAGAAGAAAAACTAGGAGAACCCCTTGAATATAAAGATGTCTTTATTTTACTTGTTCAAGCCAAAATTCTCCCCAAATCACACGAGCAAGCATTTATTAAATTGGCGGGGTTGAGAAATAGAATTGTTCATTTATACGACGAAATTGACCATCGTTTACTCCACAAGGCCCTGAAAAAAGAATTGGGTGACTTTGAATTATTTGTCCGTTCGATTATTCGCTACCTTCGTTCAATGAAACGCTAGTCTGGGCGAGGGGGCAAGCGAGGGGGCAAGTCTTGACATGAGACAGGTTTGAGTTAAGCCTTACGTATTACGTATAACCTAATGAATCGTAGTAATAAAATTAGTGTATTTGGCTTGATATGGTACATAGATATATGTACTATCAATAAGTGAAAAAGCGTGATCTTGAAAGGGCTCTTATTAGATGCGGATAGTGGTTATTTAGGCAAGGCGGCAATCGTGAAGTTTAGACTAATGGTGAGCACAAAGTGCCAGTGCCACGTCATAAAGAAATTAATGAACTCACGGCGCAAAATATTCTTAAAAAGGCTGAAAAGAATCCTGTTAAGAAATAAACGAAAGGTGTTTTATGTGTGTTAAATTTGAAGGGAAATTGTGGAAAATAGGGCGATATTGGGCGATAGTTGTTCCTGCTTTGGACGTTGCAAGTCAGGGCAAATCAAAAAAGAATGCGCTCAATATGATTCAAGAGGCTGTGGAATTGATGGTTGATAGAAGGGGATTTGCAGTTAAGGCTGCCTTGCTGCCAAAGAATCAATTTGTCTTGCAAGCCCAACGAGCTAAGGATGATCGTTATCTACTTGCTCTGATGCTAAAAAATCAACGGGCAAAACACGGGTTAAGCCTTCGTGAGATTGCCGACCGTTTAGGTATTTCGAAAAATGCCTACGCACAATATGAACAAGCGCGTGCTGTACCTAGCATTACTAAAGTGGAAGAATTTATCCATGTCATGAGCAAGCAAGTACATGTAGTTCTAGATATCATTGATGAAGCCTTAGTTGCCTGAGCAAAATAAAAGTATGACGTTCCTTCGTCATTAACTGCTTTTTTTAAATTTGTTGATCTAATTGGAATTGAATAAGTTTAAACAACTCTAACCCCTGAATGGCCGATAATATCAGTGTCAGAGGGTCGTGGGCTTCTATGGGGAATTAACATGGGGTCTCTGGCTATTCAGGATATTCATACCCTACAGGACATCGGTGATCCGAACCTTCAGTTTATCGAAGTTGAAGGGGGGCAA
This DNA window, taken from Deltaproteobacteria bacterium, encodes the following:
- the purE gene encoding 5-(carboxyamino)imidazole ribonucleotide mutase, translated to MNKLNIQVAIVMGSASDQETLKNAETILSTFGIAYETRVLSAHRTPDALKTWLADCEKRGVQLFIAAAGMAAHLAGVVAAHTVKPVIGVPLSASSLDGLDALLSTVQMPAGVPVATVAIGNAGAKNAAYLAIQILSLSDPKLAKKLKADRQKQAKTILKSQLK
- the purD gene encoding phosphoribosylamine--glycine ligase codes for the protein MKILIIGSGGREHAFAAKIKASPLLSKLYVAPGNPGMADIAELVLIGVHEIEKLRDWALTEEIDLTVVGPEAPLVEGIVDVFQKVGLKIFGPTNLAAILEASKVYTKQFLKKYHIPTAEYATFTNADLAFEFIRSKSVKPWVIKADGLAAGKGVIITQNYEEAFTAIRRIMIDREFGESGQEIVIEEFLAGVEVSFMAVCDGSLALPLATSQDHKRLLDNDGGPNTGGMGAYSPAPIVTSALHEEIMQKIIQPTLKGMKQEGRTFQGFLYAGLMIVKGTPYVLEFNVRMGDPETEVIFPRMESDLLALMVATLEGKLEKFNLQWKNEPCVGVVLAAEGYPQSPKKGDVIKGLGSNFSKDVKIFHAGTVFKDGQWQTAGGRVLVVTSLGKDFQAAASGSYQAIGSIQFRGMQYRKDIAKRALKK
- the purH gene encoding bifunctional phosphoribosylaminoimidazolecarboxamide formyltransferase/IMP cyclohydrolase, producing MKNKPIKRAIISVSDKTNVVEFAKYLVGRGVEILSTGGTEKALKEAHVKVKSVSVHTGFPEMMDGRLKTLHPKILGGILGMRSNPEHQKSMQQNEIAPIDLVVVNLYPFVNTVADPNCKLEHAIENIDIGGPSMVRAAAKNYQDVAIVVEVEDYDRVMSEMENNQGCLTADTRFYLAKKAFTHTAAYDGAISNYLTSLDENLKPQKYPGILNLQYKRVLSLRYGENPHQQAAYYSEGWHDEPCVGNARMVQGKQLSFNNLLDLNAALEIVKEFDEAACVIVKHNNPCGVAVGKDVFEAYAKALSCDPLSAFGGILGFNREVDEKLANEIVKTFYECVVAPDYPYEAKQAFLKKKDLRVLYTLPTRRYEIEGFDAKKVVGGLLVQDRDTALTFAKDGKVATKRAPTVLELNDLDFAWKVCKHVKSNAIVYAKNGKTLGIGAGQMSRVDSVKFGAMKARESLSGAVMASDAFFPFRDSIDLAKEYGIAAIIQPGGSIRDAEVIQAADEHNIAMILTGERHFKH
- a CDS encoding MCE family protein, with translation MKNKFTTEAKVGFFILATLAGIFFLSLVTSDFGFKWRGYYDLFIQMDSANGVTHKTPVQLSGIVVGYVDSIDLADNNQALVRAKIQRGVKLRGQVKAAVRSRGVLGDTYIELKSKGQDEFPEGGIVTDVQGAVDMDDVVKDFHEIAVDVKAITQSLKGYTATQDALIPKILQNMEVLTRNIAVLTTNNSENINLVLSNLRSITSDLRYMVRSNQYAVDQSLDHIANITRKIDQGEGTVGKLINDDSTVKKLNEVADNLNSTLGGISRMKAKVGWHVEYLGNTSDFKNYVSLNLAPKPDKFFLFEAVSDSDPSATTQIKTTQVTAGGSTTTVTTKEDLVDRDKILFSAQIGKKIRDFTVRGGLIESTGGVGVDYTKGPIDVQFSAFDFRNTSERRPHLKALANVHVTDNLYILGGVDDFISKQHGPDWFVGAGIQFDDEDIKSVLGMLTISK
- a CDS encoding ABC transporter ATP-binding protein yields the protein MIKIKNLKKSFGTQVVLDGVDFEIPREKLTVILGRSGEGKSVLLKHVIGLIKPDAGQIWVDDQEITALSERQLNDVRKKFGMLFQSAALFDSFNVEDNVAFPLREHTQFSETDIKNIVKQKLEQVGLKNVGHKLPNELSGGMRKRVGLARALALNPSIILYDEPTTGLDPVLTDSIDHLILDTQKKFKVTSVVISHDIKSTFKIADKIAMLHDGKMIEEGGPEEFRESKNPVVQKFLSGKADPSFIG
- a CDS encoding ABC transporter permease codes for the protein MYKNIQQIILHKLTSMGEFVQFVRDCFYWMFRQPFRMQVFLKRLETIGVDSLSIIVLVGTFAGMVFGLQTGYAFRTFSAESLVGSTVGIAVTRELAPVFTALMIIARAGSSMAAQIGTMQVTEQVLALQSMGVNPIQYLVVPRVLASFIMVPLLTGVFDLVGILGSYVVGVHFLGIPEGPFLYRLKLYVDLDDIFQGLIKAAVFGVVLALISCFKGYQTEGGAEGVGKSTTQAVVYSSVTVLVLDYFLSYWILEWFPQF
- the alr gene encoding alanine racemase, with the translated sequence MEKKENHSYRGIHAEIHLANLAHNFKEIRRLVGGQVKLIPIVKANAYGHGASVVAKTLENLGVDGFGVASPEEALELRNSNIQSPLLCLGGIFKAPLSLFDEQKVVLTLFHEAQLERIEKDLSGTTRKLKVHLKVDTGMGRLGILPEEVDRFLPRLQQCPHIEVQGLLTHLACADLQEDGPTQLQYERFQQAAEKFQKTFPQAEVIHLANSSAILSGNMAHYQWARPGLMLYGAYPHARFKTKAQLKPVMHFKTSIMSLKKVAAGVPISYGGTFVTKRLTQVAVMAAGYADGYLRSFSNCGEVVIRGQRCPVIGRVCMDHTMIDVTDLKQVAMGDEVTLWGETLCAEELADKIDTIAYELFCAVSARVPRIYV
- a CDS encoding MBL fold metallo-hydrolase, with translation MEIQYLGHYCFTIKGASQTLLIDPAISQETFAKIPAPDFVLLTSSLYGHFNIPAFKFIPTTTTVIIPKGLRRFVKKFIPNPLFELSPQESVTAQGLTITAVPIHLWGYRLCPFILRPSTGYLIKTETANLFYPGNTGYGPNFKKLGQEVKLDTVILPYRDLPIRQLLHHRTLHPKNFVAVCQDLGPKTVLALPEWFPTHNGGNAHYLERLQEALLRVFPKDSLTQLKFVDPEWFSAIGIR
- a CDS encoding nucleotidyltransferase domain-containing protein; the protein is MRFIPTVQKATPLHLKQVLQKKSLLKRLLQKQLIEIIFIHGSLAKDQLKPLSDVDVAILFKENASSYENLHQAYDTLCKFFKREDIDIGVLNHASPLFAMQVLKNGIPLYCRKETYLKRFRLQAIQRYLATKHLRRMFNDYVEQSVLRRT
- a CDS encoding DUF86 domain-containing protein, with the protein product MSPLDKESIRSKLARILKNLRQLSELGKLSYKKYIQDIKNTSTAERLLHVSIEAMLDVGSHIVAEEKLGEPLEYKDVFILLVQAKILPKSHEQAFIKLAGLRNRIVHLYDEIDHRLLHKALKKELGDFELFVRSIIRYLRSMKR
- a CDS encoding type II toxin-antitoxin system HicB family antitoxin; the protein is MCVKFEGKLWKIGRYWAIVVPALDVASQGKSKKNALNMIQEAVELMVDRRGFAVKAALLPKNQFVLQAQRAKDDRYLLALMLKNQRAKHGLSLREIADRLGISKNAYAQYEQARAVPSITKVEEFIHVMSKQVHVVLDIIDEALVA